In the Kaistella sp. 97-N-M2 genome, one interval contains:
- the hpt gene encoding hypoxanthine phosphoribosyltransferase has product MESIQVHDKTFVPYLKDAEIQEIVKATALKIYEDYKDETPIFVGVLNGVIMFFADLLKHYPGKCEIAFIQMSSYSGTQTTGIVYQKMELTKDIKDRHIILVEDIVDTGNTVESLFQYFKETQRPKSVKLASFLLKPDVYKKDFKLDYIGKEIPNKFVLGYGLDYDELGRNLKDLYQLEDGRINE; this is encoded by the coding sequence ATGGAATCTATTCAAGTTCACGACAAAACATTCGTTCCGTATCTAAAAGATGCAGAAATTCAAGAGATCGTAAAAGCAACAGCATTAAAAATATACGAAGATTACAAAGATGAGACCCCCATTTTTGTGGGCGTTTTAAATGGTGTAATTATGTTTTTTGCCGACCTCCTAAAACACTATCCCGGTAAATGCGAAATCGCTTTTATTCAAATGAGTTCTTATTCTGGTACCCAAACCACGGGGATCGTTTATCAAAAAATGGAACTTACGAAGGACATTAAAGACCGCCACATTATCCTCGTAGAAGATATTGTAGATACGGGAAATACCGTGGAAAGTCTTTTTCAGTATTTTAAAGAAACCCAGAGACCAAAATCGGTAAAGCTGGCTTCATTCCTTTTAAAACCTGATGTTTACAAGAAGGATTTTAAGCTGGATTATATCGGAAAAGAAATTCCGAACAAATTTGTTTTGGGTTATGGTTTAGATTATGATGAACTGGGCAGAAATCTGAAAGATTTGTATCAACTGGAAGACGGGCGTATTAATGAATAG